The region CCGGATCGGCGTCCTGTAAGATAAAATGATACTGCGCACGGCTGACGCTGGTATCGATCGTGAGATCCTGAACCGGTTGCATATAAAGGGAAACGCCAATGATGCCGGAAACCTCTTTCTGGAGGCGCTGAACAACGTCGCTCGCGGAGAGCTGCCGCTCATCCTTGGGTTTGAGATTGATCAAGAATCTGCCGCTGTTCAGGGTTGGGTTTTCGCCGTCGATTCCAATGAACGAGCTGACGTTTTCGACCGCCGGATCATGCAGTATGGCTTCCGCGAGCTGGCGTTGGAGGCCGGACATCGCCCCGAAGGACACATTCTGCGGGGCTTCCGCAATCGCCACGATCATGCCGGTGTCTTGCACCGGGAAAAAGCCTTTGGGAATCATGATATAGAGCACGATGGTCAGGCCAAGAGTGGCGATCGCGACAAAAAGCGTCAGCGGTTGATGCGCCAGTACGACATCGAGCGCCCGCCCATACCGTTCGACCAAGCCGTTGAACGCGCGTTCCGCCATGAGATCGAAACGGTTGCGGCTGACAGCGGGACGATGCCGGATCAACCGCGCGCAGAGCATAGGCACGAGAGTCAGCGAAACGATTGCCGAAATGACGATCGTGACAGCCAGGGTGATCGCGAATTCGTGGAACAGGCGGCCAACCACATCGCCCATGAACAACAGCGGAATAAGCACCGCGATCAGCGACACGGTGAGCGAAATGATGGTGAACCCGATTTGCTCAGAACCTTTAAGCGCGGCTTCCATGGGTGGATCGCCCGCTTCGATGTAGCGGGTAATATTCTCGATCATCACAATCGCGTCGTCGACGACGAAGCCAGTCGAGATCGTCAGCGCCATCAGCGAGAGATTGTCGAGACTGAAGCCGAGGAGATACATCACGACGAAGGTGCCAACCAGAGACAACGGCACCGAAAGGCTCGGAATAATGGTCGCCGGAAGCGTTCGCAGGAAGAGGAAGATCACGAGGACGACAAGGGCCACCGCAAACGCCAGCTCGAACTCGACATCCGTGACGGAGGCGCGAATGGTCGTCGTACGGTCGCTCAGAACCTTGACATCGACGGCGGCCGGAAGATTGGCGACAATCGTGGGCAGCAGCTGTTTGATCGTGTTGACAACCTCGATCACATTCGCCCCAGGCTGGCGGCGGATGCTCAGGATGATCGCTGGACTCGTATTGTCCAGAGCTCCGAGCTTTGAATTTTCGGGACCCGAAGCGACGCTGGCGACATCCGAAAGGCGGACCGGGCTGCCATTGCGGTAGGCCACGACAAGCATCCCATAGCTCGAGGCGTCTCGAATTTGGTCGTTTGCGTTGATTGTCGAGGCTTGCGATGGCCCATCGAAACTGCCCTTCGGCAAATTGACGTTGGCGTTGGCAATCGTCGTACGCAGATCGTCGATATTGAGGCCATAAGCGGCAAGGGCGGCAGGATTGAATTTGATCCGCACGGCGGGCCGCTGGCCGCCGCCGATACTGACCAGCCCGACGCCAGGCAGTTGCGAAAGCCTTTGCAAGAGCCGTGTCTCACTAATGTCCTCGAGTGTGATCAAGGGCAAGGTCTTTGAAGTGACCGACAGCGTCATGACCGGCGCGTCCGCCGGGTTCACCTTGTTGTAGACAGGCGGTGTCGGCAATCCGCTTGGCAGCAGATTGTTCGCGGCGTTGATGGAAGCCTGAACTTCTTGCTCGGCGACATCGAGACTGAGGTTCAAGCCGAATTGCAGAGTGATGACCGATGCTCCGGCCGAACTTGCCGACGTCATCTGGTTCAAACCCGGCATCTGTCCGAGCTGCCGTTCTAGCGGCGCCGTAACCGAGGATGTCATCACTTCCGGACTCGCGCCGGGAAGGAAGGTCTGGACCTCGATTGTCGGATAATCCACTTCTGGGAGGGCTGACAGCGGCAGGTAACTATAGGCAACCCCGCCGGCGAGCAGGATTGCTACCATGATAAGCGTCGTTGCAACTGGACGCAGGATGAAAATGCGCGACGGGTTCATCGGCGCCGCCGGTTGCGCGATGCCAGATGCTCAAACATCGTCTTCCATCATCATGGCTTGTTTGGCTGGTGTTTGCTGCGCGTGT is a window of Methylocapsa sp. D3K7 DNA encoding:
- a CDS encoding MdtB/MuxB family multidrug efflux RND transporter permease subunit; this encodes MNPSRIFILRPVATTLIMVAILLAGGVAYSYLPLSALPEVDYPTIEVQTFLPGASPEVMTSSVTAPLERQLGQMPGLNQMTSASSAGASVITLQFGLNLSLDVAEQEVQASINAANNLLPSGLPTPPVYNKVNPADAPVMTLSVTSKTLPLITLEDISETRLLQRLSQLPGVGLVSIGGGQRPAVRIKFNPAALAAYGLNIDDLRTTIANANVNLPKGSFDGPSQASTINANDQIRDASSYGMLVVAYRNGSPVRLSDVASVASGPENSKLGALDNTSPAIILSIRRQPGANVIEVVNTIKQLLPTIVANLPAAVDVKVLSDRTTTIRASVTDVEFELAFAVALVVLVIFLFLRTLPATIIPSLSVPLSLVGTFVVMYLLGFSLDNLSLMALTISTGFVVDDAIVMIENITRYIEAGDPPMEAALKGSEQIGFTIISLTVSLIAVLIPLLFMGDVVGRLFHEFAITLAVTIVISAIVSLTLVPMLCARLIRHRPAVSRNRFDLMAERAFNGLVERYGRALDVVLAHQPLTLFVAIATLGLTIVLYIMIPKGFFPVQDTGMIVAIAEAPQNVSFGAMSGLQRQLAEAILHDPAVENVSSFIGIDGENPTLNSGRFLINLKPKDERQLSASDVVQRLQKEVSGIIGVSLYMQPVQDLTIDTSVSRAQYHFILQDADPAAFKIWVPKLVERLRQLPELSDVASDLQSQGLAVDLTIDRATAARFGVTPASVDNALYDAFGQRIISTIYTQSNQYRVILEADPALQRTLSSLSSFYLPSSSSSTNGQVPLSAIVHVSERSGPLLITHLAQFPATTISFNVARGSSLGAAVKAIEKAEQEIGLPDSFISSFQGAAAAFRASATNELLLILAAVITMYIVLGVLYESFIHPITILSTLPSAGVGALLALMATGHELDIIAIIGIVLLIGIVKKNAIMMIDFALQAERSEGLAPRDAIFQACLLRFRPILMTTFAAILGALPLMLGTGVGSELRNPLGIAIVGGLIVSQVLTLFTTPVIYLYFDRLAVRFGRGRGGSRPLAARES